Proteins from a genomic interval of Arthrobacter sp. CAN_C5:
- a CDS encoding LytR C-terminal domain-containing protein, producing the protein MTDQPPQRHVTKKSRKNPIEWHGHRIVTENDLDNVFADTGDVERPHIYMRRLRHGVVLVLLVVLVAAAVFMAIGINRGDIRIAALEPDPEPTYTCPAGPFEVQSPSAVTVNLYNSTTISGLAGTVGESLRERAFVLGEIGNRTVNREGMTAIVVAGPNGYANAFTVQRQIPGTVFVEDERVDASVDVVVGSGYQALIPEEDLDATAAGLVCTDPTTSSAEAESTTGAPASTPAAP; encoded by the coding sequence ATGACTGATCAGCCCCCGCAGCGGCATGTGACCAAAAAGTCCAGGAAGAACCCGATTGAGTGGCACGGCCACCGGATCGTCACCGAGAACGACCTGGACAACGTGTTCGCCGACACCGGCGACGTCGAACGCCCCCACATCTACATGCGGCGTCTCCGCCACGGCGTGGTGCTCGTGCTCCTCGTTGTGCTGGTGGCGGCGGCAGTGTTTATGGCGATCGGCATTAATCGCGGCGATATCCGGATCGCCGCGCTGGAACCAGACCCCGAACCCACCTACACCTGCCCCGCCGGTCCGTTCGAGGTGCAGTCGCCCTCGGCGGTCACCGTCAACCTGTACAACAGCACCACCATTTCCGGGTTGGCCGGTACGGTCGGGGAGAGCCTGCGGGAGCGGGCCTTCGTCCTTGGCGAGATCGGCAACAGGACGGTGAACCGGGAAGGGATGACGGCGATCGTGGTGGCGGGGCCCAACGGCTACGCGAACGCGTTCACGGTGCAACGCCAGATCCCGGGGACCGTCTTCGTTGAGGACGAACGTGTCGATGCGTCGGTCGACGTCGTGGTCGGCTCGGGTTACCAGGCGCTCATTCCCGAGGAGGACCTCGACGCGACAGCCGCGGGCCTGGTCTGCACGGATCCGACGACGTCGTCCGCCGAGGCGGAATCGACGACGGGTGCGCCAGCGTCAACCCCGGCGGCTCCCTAG
- the aceB gene encoding malate synthase A, producing the protein MNELITLNGVTLTAPAVRRQDEILTPEALEFLRRLHQSTASRRQELLQLRQQSRARISNGTDPRFLPETKHIRDDDGWKVAPIAPGLEDRRVEITGPVDRKMTINALNSGARVWLADMEDSSTPSWSNVINGQLNLRDALAGRIDFTSPEGKEYRLGADRPTIVVRPRGWHLPEKHLLINNTPIAGGLVDFGLYFFHNARTLISQGRGPYFYLPKIENHLEARLWNDIFVQAQQLLGLPQGTIRATVLIETITAAFEMEEILYELREHAAGLNAGRWDYIFSVIKNFRTRGPRFVLPDRSMVTMTAPFMRSYTEQLVRICHRRGAHAIGGMAANIPNRRDEAANAVALQKVRADKTREANDGFDGSWVAHPDLVPVAMEVFDAVLGKQPNQLGKLRDDVVPDAKALLNIAGTPGVITEAGIRENLEVGVRYIESWLRGNGAAAINSLMEDAATAEISRSQIWQWIYSGAVTDEGEMITHNWVAELLEEEFEAVERFDGDRFDDALAIFEEVALGEEFPTFLTVPAYARYLHESRELAAV; encoded by the coding sequence ATGAACGAATTGATCACCCTCAACGGCGTTACCCTGACGGCGCCGGCCGTGCGCCGCCAGGACGAAATCCTCACCCCCGAGGCCCTCGAATTCCTGCGCCGGTTGCATCAGTCGACCGCCAGCCGCCGGCAGGAGCTGCTGCAACTGCGGCAGCAGTCCCGTGCCAGGATCTCCAACGGCACCGACCCGCGCTTCCTCCCGGAGACCAAACACATCAGGGACGACGACGGCTGGAAAGTGGCGCCGATCGCTCCCGGCCTGGAGGATCGCCGGGTGGAAATCACCGGGCCGGTGGACCGCAAGATGACCATCAATGCCCTGAATTCGGGGGCCAGGGTATGGCTCGCCGACATGGAGGATTCGTCCACCCCCAGCTGGTCCAACGTCATCAACGGGCAGCTCAACCTGCGCGATGCGCTGGCCGGGCGGATCGACTTCACCTCCCCGGAGGGCAAGGAGTACCGGCTCGGTGCCGACCGGCCGACAATCGTTGTCCGCCCCCGCGGCTGGCACCTGCCCGAGAAGCACCTCTTGATCAACAACACGCCGATCGCCGGCGGCCTGGTGGACTTCGGCCTGTACTTCTTCCACAACGCGCGCACCCTGATCAGCCAGGGGCGGGGACCGTACTTCTATCTGCCGAAAATAGAGAACCACCTGGAAGCGAGGCTGTGGAACGACATCTTCGTCCAGGCCCAGCAGCTCCTGGGACTCCCCCAGGGCACCATCCGCGCGACGGTGCTGATCGAGACCATCACCGCGGCGTTCGAGATGGAGGAGATCCTCTACGAGTTGCGCGAACACGCCGCGGGCCTGAACGCCGGCCGCTGGGACTACATCTTCTCGGTGATCAAGAACTTCAGGACCCGGGGACCGCGCTTCGTCCTGCCCGACCGGTCAATGGTGACCATGACCGCCCCGTTCATGCGGTCCTACACCGAGCAGCTGGTCCGGATCTGCCACCGTCGTGGAGCCCATGCGATCGGCGGCATGGCAGCGAACATCCCGAACCGGCGGGACGAAGCGGCCAACGCCGTCGCGCTTCAGAAGGTGCGGGCCGACAAGACCCGGGAGGCGAACGACGGTTTCGACGGCTCCTGGGTGGCGCACCCGGACCTGGTTCCGGTGGCCATGGAGGTGTTCGACGCCGTCCTGGGCAAGCAGCCGAACCAGCTGGGGAAGCTGCGTGACGACGTCGTACCCGATGCCAAGGCGCTGTTGAACATCGCCGGCACCCCGGGGGTCATCACCGAGGCGGGGATCCGCGAAAACCTGGAAGTGGGGGTCCGGTACATCGAGTCGTGGCTGCGCGGCAACGGGGCTGCGGCCATCAATTCCCTGATGGAGGACGCGGCGACGGCAGAGATCTCCCGGTCGCAGATCTGGCAGTGGATCTACTCCGGCGCCGTCACCGATGAGGGCGAAATGATCACCCACAACTGGGTCGCTGAACTCCTGGAGGAAGAGTTCGAGGCGGTGGAACGCTTCGACGGTGACCGGTTCGACGACGCTCTCGCCATCTTCGAGGAGGTGGCCCTCGGCGAGGAGTTCCCCACCTTCCTCACCGTTCCGGCCTACGCCCGTTACCTGCACGAGAGCCGGGAACTGGCGGCCGTCTAG
- a CDS encoding glutathione peroxidase, with protein sequence MPSTNLHSIPLTMNDGAEKSFGDFSGKTVMVVNVASKCGYTPQYGGLENLYQKYRDQGFVVVGVPCNQFMSQEPGTDEDIQAFCSTTYDVTFPLTKKADVRGRNQHPLYSELTKFKNGVLPGLVKWNFEKFLVNAQGSVVARFAPTVEPESAEVVAAIEETLAKTA encoded by the coding sequence ATGCCATCAACGAATCTTCACTCAATTCCTCTGACCATGAACGACGGCGCCGAGAAGTCGTTCGGCGACTTTTCGGGGAAGACGGTGATGGTGGTCAACGTTGCGTCGAAGTGCGGCTACACCCCGCAGTACGGCGGACTGGAGAATCTGTACCAGAAGTACCGGGATCAGGGATTCGTGGTGGTGGGGGTGCCCTGCAACCAGTTCATGAGCCAGGAGCCCGGCACCGACGAGGACATTCAGGCGTTCTGCTCCACCACCTATGACGTCACATTCCCGCTGACGAAAAAGGCCGATGTGCGGGGAAGGAACCAGCACCCCCTGTACTCGGAACTGACCAAGTTCAAGAACGGTGTGCTACCCGGGCTGGTGAAGTGGAACTTCGAGAAGTTCCTGGTGAACGCTCAGGGCTCGGTGGTGGCGCGCTTCGCTCCCACGGTTGAGCCAGAATCGGCCGAGGTGGTCGCCGCAATCGAGGAGACCCTGGCCAAGACGGCCTAA
- the aceA gene encoding isocitrate lyase, which translates to MTQDQGTPSTTEGSTERELELEWAANPRWESVSRDYSAADVVRLRGRVQEEHTLARRGAEKLWSQLTTQARTGDYTHSLGALTGNQAVQQVKAGLKAIYLSGWQVAADANNSGHTYPDQSLYPANSVPTVVRRINNALLRADQIDFAEGVQTVEDYLVPIIADAEAGFGGPLNAYELMKSMIQAGAAGVHWEDQLASEKKCGHLGGKVLIPTQQHVRTLNAARLAADVAGTPSVVVARTDAEAATLITSDVDERDQPFITGERTPEGFYKVRNGLDACIARGRAYAPYADLLWMETGTPDLDLARRFAEGIKSEHPNQMLAYNCSPSFNWKKHLDDSTIAKFQRELGAMGFTFQFITLAGFHALNYSMFDLAEGYARNGMSAYVELQEREFAAESRGYTATKHQREVGTGYFDQIATALNPTGSTLALAGSTEAQQFH; encoded by the coding sequence ATGACACAGGACCAGGGAACACCATCCACCACCGAGGGTTCGACGGAGCGGGAACTGGAACTCGAATGGGCAGCCAACCCCCGCTGGGAATCCGTCAGTCGCGACTACTCCGCTGCCGACGTCGTCCGTCTCCGCGGCCGGGTCCAGGAGGAGCACACCCTGGCCCGGCGCGGCGCCGAGAAGCTGTGGAGCCAGTTGACTACCCAAGCACGCACCGGGGACTACACCCACTCCCTGGGCGCGCTCACCGGGAACCAGGCGGTGCAGCAGGTCAAGGCCGGACTCAAGGCCATCTACCTCTCCGGGTGGCAGGTCGCGGCGGACGCGAACAACTCCGGACACACCTACCCGGATCAGTCTCTGTACCCCGCCAACTCCGTACCCACTGTGGTGCGTCGCATCAACAATGCGCTGCTCCGCGCCGACCAGATCGACTTCGCGGAGGGCGTCCAGACGGTGGAGGACTATCTGGTTCCCATCATCGCCGACGCCGAGGCCGGCTTCGGCGGACCACTCAACGCCTATGAGCTGATGAAGTCGATGATTCAGGCTGGCGCTGCTGGCGTTCACTGGGAGGATCAGTTGGCCTCCGAGAAGAAGTGCGGGCACCTCGGCGGAAAGGTGCTCATCCCGACGCAGCAGCACGTACGCACCCTCAACGCTGCCCGGTTGGCCGCCGACGTGGCGGGCACGCCATCGGTGGTGGTGGCCCGTACCGACGCGGAGGCCGCAACCCTCATCACCTCGGACGTGGACGAGCGGGACCAGCCGTTCATCACCGGCGAGCGCACCCCCGAAGGCTTCTACAAGGTGCGCAACGGCCTTGACGCCTGCATCGCCCGGGGCCGGGCCTACGCCCCGTACGCTGACCTGCTGTGGATGGAGACCGGGACCCCGGACCTCGACCTGGCGCGCCGGTTCGCGGAGGGTATCAAATCGGAGCACCCCAACCAGATGCTCGCCTACAACTGCTCGCCGTCGTTCAACTGGAAGAAGCACCTCGACGACTCGACCATCGCCAAGTTCCAGCGGGAGCTCGGAGCGATGGGCTTCACCTTCCAGTTCATCACCCTGGCTGGCTTCCACGCCCTGAACTACTCGATGTTCGACCTCGCCGAGGGGTACGCCCGCAACGGCATGAGCGCGTACGTCGAACTGCAGGAGCGGGAGTTCGCTGCCGAGTCCCGCGGGTACACCGCGACAAAACACCAGCGTGAGGTGGGAACGGGCTACTTCGACCAGATCGCCACCGCACTGAACCCGACCGGCAGCACCCTTGCACTGGCCGGATCCACCGAGGCACAGCAGTTCCACTAA
- the gluQRS gene encoding tRNA glutamyl-Q(34) synthetase GluQRS has protein sequence MNSPGAGRFAPSPSGELHVGNLRTAMLAWLFARSTSREFLVRIEDLDRSRAGAEAAQLAELAAVGIDWDHEPVRQSDRLPLYRQAIGSLQAAGLLYECYCTRRDIAEAATAPHSLPGSYPGTCRNLSKAATPEQDGQRHDRPPALRLRSEVTSWTIEDQLQGSYTGPVDDLVIVRSDGVPAYNLAVVIDDAAQGIDQVVRGDDLLSSTPRQAYLAGLLGLTPPRYAHVPLALNKDGRRLAKRDGAVTLESLAGKGLGPELVRDLILRSAGLPAGTLAGALEAFDPAGLPREAWVVEPGELS, from the coding sequence ATGAACAGCCCCGGCGCTGGCCGCTTCGCCCCGAGCCCCTCCGGGGAGCTGCACGTGGGAAACCTTCGCACCGCCATGCTGGCCTGGCTGTTCGCGCGCAGCACCTCCCGGGAGTTCCTCGTGAGGATCGAAGACCTGGACCGTTCCCGCGCCGGAGCCGAGGCCGCCCAACTCGCCGAGCTTGCCGCCGTCGGGATCGATTGGGACCATGAACCCGTCCGCCAGAGCGACCGTCTCCCCCTCTATCGGCAGGCGATTGGGTCGCTCCAGGCAGCCGGCCTGTTGTACGAGTGCTACTGCACCCGCCGTGACATTGCCGAGGCCGCCACCGCACCCCATTCCCTCCCCGGCTCCTACCCCGGTACCTGCCGCAACCTGTCGAAGGCGGCCACTCCCGAGCAGGATGGCCAGCGCCACGACAGACCGCCGGCGCTCCGCCTGCGGTCCGAGGTCACCAGCTGGACCATCGAAGATCAGCTGCAGGGAAGCTACACCGGCCCGGTGGATGACCTGGTCATCGTTCGCAGCGACGGGGTGCCCGCGTACAACCTGGCGGTGGTCATCGACGACGCCGCGCAGGGCATCGACCAGGTGGTCCGCGGTGATGATCTGCTGAGCTCCACGCCGCGGCAGGCCTACCTGGCTGGCCTCCTGGGGTTGACCCCGCCCCGGTACGCCCACGTCCCTCTCGCCCTGAACAAGGACGGACGACGCCTGGCCAAACGCGACGGTGCTGTCACCCTTGAATCGCTCGCCGGGAAGGGCCTGGGCCCGGAGCTGGTGAGGGACCTGATCCTTCGCTCGGCGGGCCTCCCTGCGGGTACGCTGGCAGGAGCGCTTGAGGCGTTTGATCCCGCAGGGTTACCGCGGGAAGCCTGGGTGGTCGAGCCCGGCGAGCTGTCCTGA
- a CDS encoding DsbA family protein yields MQIEIWSDVKCPWCFVGKRRFEKALEGFEHREQVTVTWKSFQLDPNLPDHYDGTEQQYLAERKGIPEDQVRAMWDSLSASAAGEGLDFRFEDVVVGNSFTAHRFLHLAKSQGLGDQAKEAILSAHFEQGKDTSDTEFLVQLGAGIGLTEQDVRDTLGSDRFADDVHHDIAEAQTLGISGVPFFVIDRKYGISGAQPTDLFAEALDTAWKEANPLTLVSPARTGAQSADGEACGPDGCS; encoded by the coding sequence ATGCAGATTGAAATTTGGTCAGATGTGAAGTGCCCGTGGTGTTTCGTAGGGAAACGCCGGTTCGAGAAAGCCCTCGAAGGGTTTGAGCACAGGGAACAGGTCACCGTGACCTGGAAGAGCTTCCAGCTGGACCCGAACCTCCCGGACCACTATGACGGGACCGAACAGCAGTACCTTGCCGAGCGCAAAGGCATCCCCGAAGATCAGGTCCGTGCGATGTGGGACAGCCTGTCCGCGTCGGCAGCGGGCGAGGGGTTGGACTTCCGCTTCGAGGACGTGGTGGTGGGCAACAGCTTCACGGCGCACCGGTTCCTGCACCTGGCCAAGTCCCAGGGTCTGGGTGACCAGGCGAAGGAAGCCATCCTGTCCGCACACTTCGAGCAGGGCAAGGACACCTCCGACACCGAGTTCCTGGTGCAACTGGGAGCCGGGATCGGCCTCACCGAGCAGGACGTGCGTGACACGCTGGGCTCCGACCGGTTCGCGGACGACGTACATCACGACATCGCCGAGGCTCAGACCCTCGGCATCAGCGGCGTCCCGTTCTTCGTCATTGACCGGAAGTACGGGATCTCCGGTGCGCAGCCGACAGACCTGTTCGCCGAGGCGCTCGACACCGCGTGGAAGGAAGCCAACCCGTTGACCCTGGTGAGTCCTGCCCGCACCGGCGCACAATCGGCCGACGGCGAAGCCTGCGGACCGGACGGCTGCAGCTAG
- a CDS encoding type II toxin-antitoxin system VapB family antitoxin → MIFKAVSAGRPYPDHGYVTPKDWAGVAPRQVRLDDLVTTKTTLDLEALLAEDSTFFGDLFPHVVQWNETLYLEDGLHRAVRTALHQRTILHARVLVIDD, encoded by the coding sequence GTGATATTCAAAGCCGTAAGCGCAGGACGTCCCTACCCTGACCATGGTTACGTGACCCCCAAGGACTGGGCCGGAGTCGCCCCCCGCCAGGTGCGCCTGGACGACTTGGTGACCACCAAGACCACCCTTGACCTCGAGGCGCTGTTGGCTGAGGATTCCACCTTTTTCGGGGATTTGTTTCCGCACGTGGTCCAGTGGAACGAGACGCTATACCTGGAGGACGGTCTCCACCGAGCGGTGCGCACAGCGCTGCATCAGCGAACCATTCTGCACGCCCGCGTGCTGGTGATCGATGACTGA
- a CDS encoding oxygenase MpaB family protein, producing the protein MPSLKNTWLNRSLDSWRTQLRKTFTGNSEVPPSWAEKLDEGDDVGYFPPSSAAWAVHGSMTPLVGGIRALLLQALHPGAMAGVHDFSRYREDPLGRLAGTIQWIFTVTYGSAEAAKGGSAWVQRLHQRVTGTYIDSKGATQPYSAGSPDLLRWVHLAFTDAFLASHLAYGPPIPGGADGYVAEWAQAGRLMGVTDPPTSAAELAAQLAAFDDRLVCGPQVTEALRYIKRPPLPVSQRFGYQVLFAGAVSTLEPRHRELLGLRVPSLGPLPLPVRTATRLVMFIVRLGLGPEGPSEAAAKRRLDRLRGTEAEANPPRPEV; encoded by the coding sequence GTGCCCTCACTGAAGAACACCTGGCTCAACCGTTCCCTCGACAGCTGGCGGACGCAGCTCCGCAAGACGTTCACCGGCAACTCCGAGGTGCCTCCGTCCTGGGCTGAGAAACTGGACGAGGGCGACGACGTCGGGTACTTCCCGCCGTCGTCCGCGGCTTGGGCGGTGCACGGCTCGATGACCCCGCTGGTCGGCGGGATCCGCGCGCTGCTCCTGCAGGCCCTACACCCCGGGGCCATGGCGGGCGTCCATGACTTCTCCCGCTACCGCGAAGACCCGCTCGGCCGGTTGGCGGGAACCATCCAGTGGATCTTCACCGTCACCTACGGCTCTGCAGAGGCGGCCAAGGGTGGTTCAGCCTGGGTGCAGCGGCTACACCAGCGGGTCACCGGAACCTACATCGACAGCAAGGGTGCCACCCAGCCCTACTCCGCGGGCTCCCCCGACCTGCTGCGCTGGGTGCATTTGGCATTCACGGACGCGTTCCTCGCATCCCATCTGGCCTATGGTCCGCCGATCCCGGGCGGCGCCGACGGGTACGTGGCAGAGTGGGCTCAGGCCGGCCGCCTGATGGGGGTGACCGATCCCCCGACCTCGGCGGCCGAACTCGCCGCCCAGTTGGCAGCGTTCGACGACCGACTGGTCTGTGGCCCGCAGGTCACCGAAGCCCTGCGCTACATCAAACGCCCGCCACTGCCCGTGTCGCAGCGGTTCGGGTATCAGGTGCTGTTCGCTGGCGCGGTTTCCACGCTCGAGCCGCGGCACCGGGAGTTGCTGGGCCTCCGCGTCCCCTCGCTGGGTCCCCTCCCGCTCCCGGTACGCACCGCGACCCGGCTGGTGATGTTCATAGTGCGCCTGGGACTCGGCCCCGAGGGCCCGAGCGAAGCGGCTGCCAAGCGCCGCCTGGACCGGCTGCGCGGCACCGAAGCCGAGGCGAATCCGCCCCGGCCCGAGGTGTGA
- a CDS encoding helix-turn-helix domain-containing protein, whose translation MRTTSTWNRPGPDASGSGSPVAPEELDVISLGRRIRHLRKAKGMTLDDLGALVGTVASQLSLIENGKREPKLGMLQGLASALGVGIDQLLGAEPPTRRAALEIELERAQRGPLYGSLGLPKVRISSRLPMEVLESLVGLQGELERRLNEQVATPEEARRANAELRREMRKQNNYFPELEAEAQKVLDSVGHTSGPMSQHLIADIAAHLGFTLHHVGDLPHSTRSVTDLKNRRIYLTQSQRTDHDPRSVLLQALGHYVLDHQTPESYREFLRQRVATNYFAAALLLPEKPAVEFLQRSKAAKEIAVEDIRDAFAVSYETAAHRFTNLATEHLGIPTHFQKTHESGIIYKAYENDGVTFPQDHTGAIEGQPSCKRWTSRVVFEVADKFRAYNQYTDTPSGTYWCTARTERSAAGEFSLSIGVPYAHVKWFRGRDTPMREKSFCPDEACCQRPPSSLAENWAGHAWPSARAHSHLLAAMPPGAFPGVDETEVYTFLEAHSG comes from the coding sequence ATGAGGACCACGTCCACCTGGAACCGACCCGGCCCCGACGCTTCCGGTAGCGGTTCGCCGGTGGCGCCTGAGGAGCTGGACGTGATCAGTCTGGGTCGCCGGATCCGCCACCTTCGTAAAGCCAAGGGCATGACGCTCGACGATCTGGGGGCGCTGGTGGGGACGGTGGCGTCCCAGCTATCGCTGATCGAGAACGGCAAACGGGAACCCAAGCTGGGCATGTTGCAGGGTCTGGCCTCCGCCCTCGGGGTGGGGATCGACCAGCTGCTGGGTGCTGAACCGCCGACCAGGCGGGCCGCCCTGGAGATCGAGCTGGAAAGGGCCCAACGCGGGCCACTCTACGGGTCCCTGGGGTTGCCAAAGGTGCGGATCTCGTCCCGGCTGCCCATGGAGGTGCTCGAATCCCTGGTGGGCCTCCAGGGCGAATTGGAGCGGCGTCTCAACGAGCAGGTCGCCACACCGGAGGAAGCGCGGAGGGCCAACGCCGAACTGCGGCGGGAAATGCGCAAGCAGAACAACTATTTCCCCGAGCTCGAGGCCGAAGCGCAGAAGGTCCTCGACTCGGTGGGACACACCTCCGGGCCCATGTCGCAGCACCTGATTGCCGACATCGCCGCCCACTTGGGGTTCACGCTGCACCATGTGGGGGACCTGCCGCACTCCACGAGGTCAGTCACCGATCTGAAGAACCGCAGGATCTACCTGACCCAGTCGCAGCGGACCGACCACGACCCGCGCTCCGTCCTGCTGCAGGCCCTCGGCCACTACGTGCTGGATCACCAGACGCCCGAAAGCTACCGCGAGTTCCTGCGGCAGCGGGTCGCAACCAACTATTTCGCTGCGGCACTGCTGCTCCCGGAGAAGCCAGCAGTGGAGTTCCTGCAGCGGTCCAAGGCGGCCAAGGAGATTGCCGTCGAGGACATCAGGGACGCCTTCGCGGTGTCCTACGAGACGGCGGCGCACCGGTTCACCAACCTCGCCACCGAGCATCTGGGTATTCCCACCCACTTTCAGAAGACCCATGAGAGCGGGATCATCTATAAGGCGTATGAGAACGACGGCGTCACCTTCCCCCAGGATCACACCGGAGCCATCGAGGGACAACCGTCCTGTAAACGGTGGACCTCGCGGGTGGTGTTCGAGGTGGCCGACAAGTTCCGTGCCTACAACCAGTACACCGACACTCCCAGTGGCACCTACTGGTGCACGGCGCGCACCGAGCGGTCGGCGGCCGGTGAGTTCTCACTGAGCATCGGGGTGCCGTACGCGCACGTGAAGTGGTTCAGGGGCAGGGACACCCCCATGCGGGAGAAGTCATTCTGCCCCGACGAGGCGTGCTGCCAGCGGCCGCCGTCGTCGTTGGCGGAAAACTGGGCGGGCCACGCCTGGCCCAGTGCACGGGCACACTCTCACCTGTTGGCCGCGATGCCCCCCGGGGCGTTCCCCGGCGTCGACGAAACCGAGGTCTACACCTTTCTCGAAGCCCACTCGGGCTAG